In the Thermodesulfobacteriota bacterium genome, GGAGGCGCTCCGGGCCGCACCGGCAGGTGAACCGGGGGGCGCCCAGGGCGGTCGTGCGGTAGGGGATCCCCGCCAGGGCGGCCGCCACCAGCGCTTCGGGCTCCGCGGACTCCCGCAGGAGGCGGGTTAAAGAACTGAGTGCCCCCATGTTCTCGGCTACCCGCTCCACCTGCTCGGGAGGCGCGCCGGGCAGCGCCTCCACCAGCACGCCGCCGGCCACCGCCACCCGGTAGTCCGCCCCCACGTGGACCCCGAGCCCCACCGCCGAGGGGATCTGCTCGCTCGTCAGCAGGTAGTAGGCCAGGTCGTCGCCGAGCTCGCCCGACTGGAGGGCGACGCACGACACGTAGGGCTCCCGAAGCCCCAGATCCTTCACCACCACCAGCTCGCCGCGCCGGCCCACTGCGCCGCCCACGTCGAGCTTGCCGCCCCGGGAGGGCACGTCGGCCTCGGGGTGGGCTACGTACCCGCGCACCGTGAGGTCGGGCCGCCCCTCCGCCAGCACCGTGCCCAGGGGGCCTCCCCCCCGCCACTGGAGGAGCACGGTCTGGCGCCCCTTGAGCAGGCTCCCCAGGAGGAGAGCCCCCGTGAGCGCCCGGCCCAGTGCCGCGGTGGCCGTGGGAGAGGCCTGGTGAGCCCTTCGCCCCTCTTCGCACAGGGCGGTGGTCACCGCGGCGCGCACCAGGAGCCCCCCGTCCTCCGAGAGGGCGCCCACCAGGCGATCCGGGGGAGGGGACGTCATGCGCCTTCGATCAGGGGCAAGGAGATGCGGAAGGTCGTGGTGTCGCCGGGGGCGTCGGTACGCACCTCCACGTGCCCTCCCATGGAGTGCACGAACCGGTAGACGATGTTGAGCCCCCGGCCGGCCACGTCGGCGGAGAGCAGGCGCGAGATTTCGTCCTGGGGGATGCGGCCGCTGTTGGTGATCTCCAGGTGCGCCATTCCGGCCTGGGCAAAGGTGCGTACCGAGAGGGTTCCCCCCGCAGCGGGCACTGCCTTGGTGGCGTTGTTGAGCAGGTTGTCGAGCACCCGCTCCAGGGCCAGCCGCCAGGTGCGCACCTTGAGCCCCGGGGTCAGGTGCTCCGATTCCACCCGGATGCCCGCGCGCTTCTGCTCCCGGATGGCTTCCTCGTTGATGAGGAAGCGCCCCCGCACCACCTCGGAGAAGTCGAGCTCCTCGGGCCGGGCCATGGGGTAGAGGCTCATGGCCATCTCCTGGAGCCGGGTCCCCTCCCGGATCACCACGTCCAGGTGCTGGAGCATCTCGTCCCGCCGGTCGTCGCCCCTCTCGAGCATCTTGCGCACGCGTCGGGAAAACCCCGCGATGGCGATGGCCGGGTTCTTGAAGTCGTGGAGGATGTCGTCGAGCCGCTCGATCTCGAGGGCCTGGGTGATCTGCTTTCCGAAGAAGGTGAGGATCTCGATCTCTTCGTCGGAGAAGAAGCGCCGCCGCTCCACGGCGTCGAAGACCAGCACGTAATTCACCCGGTCGCCGATGCGCAGCGGCACGTAGAGGATGGAGTTGATGTCGTGGGCGCTCGCGAACCGCCGCAGGTTCTCGGTGACCAGGTAGCTCGCCTGGGGGTTCTTCACCAGGAGGTACGAGGGGTACATCCGCTCGTTCTCGAAGTCGCCCATGGGGTGGTCCTGCCAGATGACGGCCCGCAGGTAGGGGTGCTCGTCCACCCGGAAGACCTTGCCCACCGTGTGGTACCCCCCCTGCTCGGGCCAGCCGCTCTCCAGGGCGGCCGAGGTGCCCTCGTCCCCCACCACGAAGAGCGAGCAGCTCTGGATCTTGATGATGTCCTGGAGCTCCTCGACCATGAGGCGGAAGAGGTCCTTCATCTTGATGCCGCGGTCGAGGGAGAGCTTGGAGAAGATCTTCTCGACCAGCCACTCCTTCTTCTGGTTGACGCGCCTGAGGTCCAGGATGCGCTTTCGCGCAATTACGTAGCTCAGGCGCTGGGCCATGAGCTCGGCGGTGAGCATCTCGAGCTCGGTGAAGGTTCGAGAGGCCTCCCCGTAATAGATGTGCATCGCCCCGCGGATGTCGTCCCCCTCCTCCATGAACCGGGGGATGACCAGCGGCACGGTCATGAGGGACCGCAAACCCTGGTCGAGCACCGATTTGTCCTTGTAGTCGGCGCTGGCGGCCAGGTCGGGGACGACGAAGGTCTTCTGGCTCGCCACCACCCGCCCCGCGATGCTCTCGTCGAAGGGGATGGCGGTCTCCCGGTGGCTCTCGTCGTAGTGGTAGGAGCCGAAGGACACCATCTGGTTGAGGTGCGGCTCGTGGAGCCGGATGGAGGCGGCCTGGGCCCCCAGGAACTCCACGATGACGCGGGAGGCGTCGTAGAGGATCTTGCGCCAGGACTGGGTGGGATCGATCCGCACGATCTCGTTGAACGTGCGGAACACGCACTCCAGCGCCCAGGGGAGCTCGGGATGGGCGATCCGAGCAAGGATCTCGGGGAGGTTCCTGGCAGGACTGGTCATGGAGGCCCCTCGACGAAGGCACTTCCTGTATACGGGAACGCCGCAGAAGCGTCAAGGAAGCCGGGTGTCCAGGATACAGCACCTAATCCTGGGGCGGGGGCCGGGAGCCCCTGCCCTGTCGAACCGGGGCCCCGTACCGCATCGACCGATCCGCGGCAGCCCGGCGAAATCGGTGCGGCTCGGCGCACCGGCTCCCCTGGTGACGCTCCTTCCGAACGTCGTGGATTGTGGGGTCGCTCCCGCCCCTCCTGGGCTTCGCGACACTCGCCCTTCCTCGCCAGCGGCGAAGCGCAGGGGCTCCCGGACCCCGCTCGCCACCCGCGTTTTCCCCTTCAGGTCCGGACGGCGTGGGCCGATACGTACGCTGGCCTCACGGCAGGGGCCGCTCCGGCGCCCCCTGCCTCTCCCCGAAGGAAGCCCCAGCCGATGGATCGTGGAATTGTCCACAAGGACCTGTTCGGCTTGCTCGCCTTCGAGCTGGGCAAACCCCGCGATGCGCTCAGGACGCAGCTCGCCGGCGACCCCACCCAGGTGTTTGCGGTGGCGGACCAGTTGGAGCGGGCCGGCTTCGCAGAGCTGGGGCTGACGCTCGCGGAACCTGTCCTGGACGGCCTCAACGGTGCCCCCCTCCTGGCCGCCAACGTGACGCTCTCCCCCAAGTACCTCAAGTCCCTCCTGGCCCGGCAGCTCCAGAGTGAAGGCGTGTGCTTCGGGCCCATCTGCCTTGTCCCCAGCGAGGCCACGCTGTGCCACTACCGCGAGCACCTGGTCCGGTCCCTGACCAGCCTGGTGGAGAAAGTGCGGTCCGCCAACGACACCGATCTGCGCATCCTCCACGGCTTGATCGCCACCAGCCCTGAGCTTCGGGACATCGAGACCTGCTTCGGCCGCGCCGTGGAAACCCTTCTGGCCTCCCCGGCCTTCCTGCCCGTGCTCATCGAGGCTCTCTCGGCTGGCGGAAGCGAGGCCGTGCTCGGGGGCGGCATCAACGCCGCCTTCGTGGCCATGGCCATCTTCGCCTCGTGGGGGGGCCCTTCCGACCCCGAAGTGCGGCGGCGCCGGCTGGTGCACCTGGGCATGGCGGCCTTGCTGCAAGACCTCAGCCTGCTCGGCGCCTCCAACGCCGACGCCGACACCCACGTGGTCCGCTCGTCGGAGCTGGCGCAGCAGTTGGGGGCCGCGCCCGAGGTCGCGGAGCTCATCCGCATGCACCACGCCGTGACCGACGAGGAGGGGCGTCCCGCCCAGGAGAACCCCGACTACCTGGCTCCGGCCGAGAAGGTGCTCGTCACCGCCAACGTCTTTCTGGAGATGGTCGGCAAAGAGGCGAAGGGGCGCAGCTTCGAGACGATGAAGGAGCTCAACTACCTGGCCGAGAACCGGTACCTGGACCCGGAAGCGGTGCGGGTGCTGTGCCGGATGTTCCTTCCCAGAGTCAAGGCCTACATCATCGAGAAGGCCGGCAAGATCGCCGACACCTGCCCCAGCCGGCGCACCCGCCCCATCCTGTGGCCCATCACGGGCGACAAGGTGCCCGTGGTGTTCCTGTGCCAGAACGAAGGCTGCCCCCACCGCACCGACCAGGTGAGCCACGTGGCCCAGGCCCTGCCCTTCTGGTTCGGCGGGCGCGAGGTCGCCACCGTGGCCAAGGGCGACTACTTCACCTGCCCGCCCCTTACGGCCCACCTCAAGCGGCTCTACGAGGTCATCGAGAGCCACATCAAGGGCAAGGGATGATGACCCCGGGTGCCGCGGGGTCGCCCGGCCCGCCCGGGGGGAGTCTGGAAGCGGCCGAGTGCGGCCGGGTGTTGTGGGCCGACGAGGGCGCCGCCGCGGTGCTGGGGCGATCTCCGGCGGACCTGGCGGGGATGCCCCTGGAAGCGCTGGGCTTCGGCTGCTCTTCGTGCGGGGCTCCGGACGAGGTGGATCGGCCGCTCCATCTGTGTGCCGATCGCGACGTGGGAACCGTCGACACGCCGGCGGGGCCGCGTGCGCTCCTGTGGTCCTGTGAACGTCGCGGGCAACCCGGGGAGGGCCGGTGCCGCATTTCCCTGCTCGACCTCACCGGACGCCCCGACCTGGACGTGAAGATCTTCCAGGCGAAGCACGAGCTCGAAGCCATCTTCGACGTCATTGCCGACCCGAGCCTCCTGGTGGACAGCGCCCTCACCGTGTGCCGCGCCAACCGAGCGATGGCGCTTCTCACCGGCAGGCGTTTCGCCCAGATCCTGGGCCGCCCGTGCAGGGAGGTGCTCCACGAGCTGGGGGCCCAGGCAGTGATCGCGGGTCTGGCACAGGTGATGGAGACCCGCCGTCGCGCCCGCGACGTGCTGCGCACCCCGGGCGGGACGATCTACCGGCTCCACTTCTTCCCCCTGTGCCGGGAGGGACGGGTCGTCAAGGTGCTGGTGCGCTACCAGGACATCACCGCGGAGAGCAAGCTCGAAGAACAGCTCTTGCAGTCGGAGCGCATGGCCAGCGTCGGCCAGCTCTCGGCTGGCATCGCCCACGAAATCAACAACCCCATGGGCTTCATCGGGTGGAACCTGGGCAGGCTCGCCGAGTACGCGGCGAGCCTGGCCGCGGTGTGGGAGCGCACCCGGGAGGCCGCCGAAGGCGTGCGCCAGGGGCGCGAGGACCCCGCCCGCGCCTGGAACGAGCGCTGCCGGGACTGGGAGGACAGCGAGGTGGCCTACCTGGTCTCGGACCTCGGCGACGTGGTGGCGGAGTGCCGGCAGGGGGTGGACCGCATCCAGCGCATCATCGACGACCTGCGGGCCTTCAGTCACCCGGCCACAGCCCGCTGGGAGCGCACGGACCTGCACCAGGGGCTCGACAGCACCATCAGCTTGGTACACAACGAGCTCAAGCACCGGTGCGAGGTGGTGCGCGCCTACGGCGAGCTGCCCCCGGTGCTGTGCTCGCCCCAGAAGGTAAATCAGGTGTTCCTCAACCTCCTGGTCAACGCCGCCCAGGCCATGCAGGAGCGGGGGGTGCTCACCATCCGCACCTGGACCGAGGGCGAGCGGGTGGCCGTGTCCGTTTCCGACACCGGCCGGGGCATTGCGCCCGAGCACCGGGCGCGGCTCTTCGACCCCTTCTTTACCACCAAACCGGTAGGGCAGGGCACGGGGCTCGGCCTGCACCTGGCCCTGGGCATCGTTCGGGAGCACGGGGGCGAGATCGGGGTGGAGAGCCGGGTCGGCGAGGGGAGCACCTTTACCGTGTGGCTCCCCGTGACCCCGCCCGACAGCCAGCGG is a window encoding:
- a CDS encoding GAF domain-containing protein, with protein sequence MTSPARNLPEILARIAHPELPWALECVFRTFNEIVRIDPTQSWRKILYDASRVIVEFLGAQAASIRLHEPHLNQMVSFGSYHYDESHRETAIPFDESIAGRVVASQKTFVVPDLAASADYKDKSVLDQGLRSLMTVPLVIPRFMEEGDDIRGAMHIYYGEASRTFTELEMLTAELMAQRLSYVIARKRILDLRRVNQKKEWLVEKIFSKLSLDRGIKMKDLFRLMVEELQDIIKIQSCSLFVVGDEGTSAALESGWPEQGGYHTVGKVFRVDEHPYLRAVIWQDHPMGDFENERMYPSYLLVKNPQASYLVTENLRRFASAHDINSILYVPLRIGDRVNYVLVFDAVERRRFFSDEEIEILTFFGKQITQALEIERLDDILHDFKNPAIAIAGFSRRVRKMLERGDDRRDEMLQHLDVVIREGTRLQEMAMSLYPMARPEELDFSEVVRGRFLINEEAIREQKRAGIRVESEHLTPGLKVRTWRLALERVLDNLLNNATKAVPAAGGTLSVRTFAQAGMAHLEITNSGRIPQDEISRLLSADVAGRGLNIVYRFVHSMGGHVEVRTDAPGDTTTFRISLPLIEGA
- a CDS encoding ATP-binding protein — its product is MMTPGAAGSPGPPGGSLEAAECGRVLWADEGAAAVLGRSPADLAGMPLEALGFGCSSCGAPDEVDRPLHLCADRDVGTVDTPAGPRALLWSCERRGQPGEGRCRISLLDLTGRPDLDVKIFQAKHELEAIFDVIADPSLLVDSALTVCRANRAMALLTGRRFAQILGRPCREVLHELGAQAVIAGLAQVMETRRRARDVLRTPGGTIYRLHFFPLCREGRVVKVLVRYQDITAESKLEEQLLQSERMASVGQLSAGIAHEINNPMGFIGWNLGRLAEYAASLAAVWERTREAAEGVRQGREDPARAWNERCRDWEDSEVAYLVSDLGDVVAECRQGVDRIQRIIDDLRAFSHPATARWERTDLHQGLDSTISLVHNELKHRCEVVRAYGELPPVLCSPQKVNQVFLNLLVNAAQAMQERGVLTIRTWTEGERVAVSVSDTGRGIAPEHRARLFDPFFTTKPVGQGTGLGLHLALGIVREHGGEIGVESRVGEGSTFTVWLPVTPPDSQRTPAAV
- a CDS encoding Hsp33 family molecular chaperone HslO — encoded protein: MTSPPPDRLVGALSEDGGLLVRAAVTTALCEEGRRAHQASPTATAALGRALTGALLLGSLLKGRQTVLLQWRGGGPLGTVLAEGRPDLTVRGYVAHPEADVPSRGGKLDVGGAVGRRGELVVVKDLGLREPYVSCVALQSGELGDDLAYYLLTSEQIPSAVGLGVHVGADYRVAVAGGVLVEALPGAPPEQVERVAENMGALSSLTRLLRESAEPEALVAAALAGIPYRTTALGAPRFTCRCGPERLQATLSALGPEEVREVLEQEGELRARCAFCASEWRKGSLEAEWERASGRG